A region from the Arthrobacter gengyunqii genome encodes:
- a CDS encoding TetR family transcriptional regulator produces the protein MRSDGEATRARIMAAARTEFARHGLAGARVDRIASEAKASKERLYAYFRDKRSLFAAVLRDNLQETTAQIPKDASDLPGFVGAMFDHAVEKPEHLRMLDWARLEEEPNVLLPTPCGRPGPLNEDIVIAQKQGVIDPSWDPDELMVLLFSLATAWAQSPETLFTGKPDDTRESRQQRRDAAVAAACRILEPRPQA, from the coding sequence ATGAGAAGCGACGGCGAGGCAACACGGGCCAGAATCATGGCGGCAGCGCGCACTGAATTTGCCCGGCACGGACTGGCCGGCGCACGGGTGGACCGGATTGCGTCCGAGGCCAAAGCCAGCAAGGAGCGGCTGTATGCCTATTTCCGTGACAAGCGCTCCCTCTTCGCCGCCGTCCTGAGGGACAACCTGCAGGAAACCACGGCTCAGATTCCCAAGGACGCGTCGGACCTGCCGGGATTCGTCGGCGCGATGTTCGACCACGCCGTCGAAAAACCCGAGCACCTGCGCATGCTGGACTGGGCGCGGCTGGAAGAGGAACCCAATGTGCTCCTGCCCACACCGTGCGGCCGGCCGGGTCCCCTCAACGAAGACATCGTCATTGCCCAAAAACAGGGCGTCATTGATCCGTCATGGGACCCTGACGAGCTGATGGTCCTGCTCTTCTCCCTGGCCACCGCCTGGGCGCAGTCCCCCGAAACCCTCTTCACCGGGAAACCTGATGACACCAGGGAATCCCGTCAGCAGCGCAGAGACGCGGCCGTTGCCGCGGCCTGCCGCATCCTGGAGCCGCGACCGCAGGCGTAA
- a CDS encoding SDR family NAD(P)-dependent oxidoreductase, producing MPERTIVITGASDGIGAAAARTLHSLGDRVVVVGRSPEKTSAVAKEIGADYLLADFARLDDVRTLAGRLLERYPRIDVLVNNAGGIMGRREETVDGHEKTLQVNHLAPFLLTNLLMERLLDSGASVINTSSVANSLFAHFDIDDLEARRKYSPNRAYGNAKLANILFTRELDARYRAQGISTAAFHPGGVATSFASESTSMMRVMYRTVLNRFLISPEQGAQTLVWLATAAPGQDWQPGKYYYKCKISTANKDAYDAALSARLWEESSRMVGLAAG from the coding sequence GTGCCAGAGCGAACCATCGTCATTACCGGGGCAAGCGACGGCATCGGTGCCGCTGCAGCCCGCACCCTGCACAGCTTGGGTGACCGCGTCGTCGTCGTCGGGCGGTCGCCGGAGAAGACATCGGCGGTCGCGAAGGAAATCGGCGCGGACTATCTGCTCGCGGATTTTGCCCGGCTAGATGACGTCAGGACCCTCGCGGGAAGACTGCTGGAGCGCTATCCGCGCATTGATGTCCTGGTCAACAACGCCGGAGGCATCATGGGCCGGCGCGAAGAAACGGTGGACGGACACGAAAAGACGCTGCAGGTCAATCATCTGGCCCCGTTCCTGCTGACCAATCTGCTGATGGAACGGCTGCTGGACTCCGGTGCGAGCGTCATCAACACGTCGAGCGTGGCCAACAGCCTCTTCGCCCACTTCGATATTGACGATCTGGAGGCCCGCCGCAAGTACAGCCCCAACCGCGCCTACGGAAACGCCAAGCTGGCCAACATCCTGTTCACCCGGGAACTGGATGCCCGCTACCGGGCCCAAGGCATTTCCACGGCCGCCTTCCACCCCGGCGGGGTGGCAACCTCCTTCGCCTCGGAATCAACGTCCATGATGCGCGTGATGTACCGGACGGTCCTGAACCGATTCCTCATCTCTCCCGAGCAGGGCGCCCAGACACTGGTGTGGCTGGCCACTGCGGCTCCGGGACAGGACTGGCAGCCGGGCAAGTACTACTACAAGTGCAAGATCTCCACCGCCAACAAAGACGCTTACGACGCCGCCCTGTCTGCGCGGCTCTGGGAAGAAAGCTCCCGGATGGTGGGGCTGGCCGCCGGCTGA
- a CDS encoding UBP-type zinc finger domain-containing protein gives MQNLSGINVSEPPTGPGCVECTAEGGWWFHLRRCAECGHIGCCDSSPNQHATAHEAATGHPVIRSYEPGEDWFWDYRTSSVFEGPALAPPLSHPLNQSVPGPAGRVPRNWQSKLH, from the coding sequence ATGCAGAATCTTTCCGGCATCAACGTTTCCGAACCTCCCACTGGTCCCGGCTGCGTGGAGTGCACAGCGGAGGGTGGCTGGTGGTTCCACCTGCGCCGGTGTGCCGAATGCGGCCACATCGGCTGCTGCGACAGTTCACCCAACCAGCACGCCACCGCGCACGAAGCGGCAACCGGACACCCGGTCATCCGCAGTTATGAACCAGGTGAAGACTGGTTCTGGGACTACCGGACCAGCTCCGTCTTTGAGGGTCCGGCCCTGGCGCCCCCGCTGAGCCATCCGCTGAACCAGAGCGTTCCGGGGCCGGCCGGAAGGGTTCCGCGCAACTGGCAGAGCAAACTGCATTAG
- a CDS encoding SDR family oxidoreductase, whose translation MARTYIVTGSGSGIGAATAELLRERGNTVVGVDLRGAEVEADLSTPEGRRTAVDKALELAGGKVDAVIACAGISAPAPITVAVNYFGVTEFLELLAPTLAKSEAPRAAVVSSMASLQQNSPELVDALLAGDEARALEIGAALAEQGPQVGYLNYPSSKRALSRWVRRESITDTWAGAGIPLNAVAPGTVISAMTKDLLSTPEGRKMVDASVPMPLNGHSEAIVIARLLAWLTSEENTHTTGQTIYTDGGADATLRGDDIWGA comes from the coding sequence ATGGCACGTACATACATAGTTACTGGATCAGGATCGGGAATCGGCGCCGCTACAGCCGAACTGCTGCGCGAGCGCGGCAACACCGTTGTGGGAGTGGACCTCCGCGGCGCTGAGGTCGAAGCGGACCTGAGCACCCCCGAAGGCCGCCGCACGGCTGTCGACAAGGCATTGGAGCTCGCCGGCGGAAAGGTGGACGCCGTCATTGCCTGCGCCGGCATCTCCGCCCCGGCACCCATCACGGTTGCGGTCAACTACTTCGGAGTTACTGAATTCCTGGAACTCCTGGCTCCCACGCTGGCGAAGAGCGAGGCACCGCGGGCCGCAGTGGTCAGCTCCATGGCGTCACTGCAGCAGAACTCCCCCGAGCTCGTGGACGCACTGCTGGCCGGCGATGAGGCACGCGCCCTGGAAATCGGTGCAGCCCTTGCCGAGCAGGGTCCGCAGGTCGGCTACCTGAACTACCCCTCCTCCAAGCGTGCGCTCAGCCGCTGGGTCCGACGCGAGAGCATCACGGACACCTGGGCCGGCGCAGGCATTCCGCTGAACGCCGTGGCTCCCGGCACCGTGATCTCGGCCATGACCAAGGACCTGCTGTCCACCCCCGAGGGACGCAAGATGGTGGACGCCTCAGTGCCGATGCCGCTGAACGGGCACTCCGAAGCGATCGTCATTGCACGGCTTCTCGCCTGGCTGACCAGCGAAGAGAACACGCACACCACCGGCCAGACCATCTACACCGACGGCGGCGCTGATGCGACGCTGCGCGGGGATGACATCTGGGGCGCATAA
- a CDS encoding lysylphosphatidylglycerol synthase transmembrane domain-containing protein, translating into MTLHLRAAWHRVEHSRLLRWTVAVLAVVLVIEYVVLPQLVGSGNVVSAVLRLPLSLVLCALLLEAASLAAYSWLTREVLPGDRRPGFFTLFRIDLADLAVNHTVPGGGTTSAAARFRLLTRCGVQSEDALSAATVQVVGANLVLAGLFGLGLLTVHGASAGGRYLTIAGAVVLVLLALSIAVLTVLDRHLAGAVHAVRAVARAVRIVSPASAEQFVRTIAGEVQMLRRDPRRLAAAVVLAALRYVLDAACLWLFLAAFGHVLHPAELLLAYSLANLVALVPLTPGGLGLVEGVLVPMLVAFGAPDHAALLGVLSWRLVQFWLPIPAGGLAYLSLRLGILRRTRKRPRNEGSGAALTAAGHSQPGD; encoded by the coding sequence ATGACCCTGCACCTGCGCGCCGCCTGGCACCGGGTTGAGCATTCAAGGCTGTTGAGGTGGACCGTCGCCGTACTGGCCGTGGTGCTGGTCATCGAGTACGTCGTCCTCCCGCAGCTCGTGGGATCCGGCAACGTTGTTTCAGCGGTTCTGCGGCTGCCGTTGAGTCTTGTCCTGTGTGCCTTGCTCCTGGAGGCGGCCTCGCTTGCCGCTTACAGCTGGCTGACCCGCGAGGTGCTGCCCGGGGACAGGCGCCCGGGATTCTTCACCCTGTTCCGCATCGACCTGGCTGACCTGGCCGTCAACCACACCGTCCCCGGCGGCGGGACGACGTCCGCGGCCGCACGTTTTCGGCTGCTCACGCGCTGCGGAGTCCAGTCCGAGGATGCTCTGAGTGCTGCGACCGTACAGGTGGTGGGAGCCAACTTGGTGCTGGCAGGACTCTTCGGTCTGGGACTCTTGACCGTTCACGGTGCCTCTGCCGGAGGCCGTTACCTCACCATCGCCGGTGCCGTGGTGCTGGTGCTCCTGGCATTGTCCATCGCTGTGCTTACGGTGCTGGACCGGCACCTGGCCGGGGCTGTCCATGCCGTGCGTGCCGTGGCCCGAGCCGTAAGGATCGTTTCTCCCGCCTCTGCGGAGCAGTTTGTCAGGACGATCGCCGGCGAAGTGCAGATGCTTCGCCGGGATCCGCGCAGGCTGGCGGCAGCGGTTGTTCTTGCCGCCCTCCGCTATGTCCTGGATGCTGCGTGTCTTTGGCTTTTCCTGGCCGCTTTCGGGCACGTGCTTCATCCTGCAGAACTGCTGCTGGCCTATTCGCTCGCCAACCTGGTGGCGTTGGTGCCGCTCACTCCGGGTGGTCTGGGGCTGGTGGAGGGCGTGCTGGTGCCCATGCTCGTGGCATTCGGGGCGCCGGATCATGCCGCACTTCTCGGGGTGCTGTCCTGGCGCCTCGTGCAGTTCTGGCTGCCGATCCCCGCCGGCGGTCTGGCGTACCTGTCGCTCCGGCTGGGCATCCTGCGCCGCACACGGAAACGGCCCCGGAACGAAGGTTCCGGGGCCGCTTTAACGGCTGCAGGGCATTCACAGCCCGGGGACTGA
- a CDS encoding ABC transporter permease, whose product MFLALRELRFARARFGLMGGVIALIAILMVLLSGLSSGLVNDGVSGLKSMPATAFAFNEGTKTDNAFSRSVVDESQAEAWRGQPGVEDVTLMGATMMNGATDDGTQVDLSLFGIDTDSFLAPEIGDGRPVSAPNEIVVSPTGADEGLELGSVVTLDRIGTELTVVGYTADQATFGHVTIGYLPLSTWQYIASGDAGPGAPTEGDTAGTSFDTASTVALLAEDGADIDFAAGDEAAGTVTSTLKESFGASPGYSAETLTLQMIQVFLYAICALVVGAFFTVWTVQRKHELAVLRAIGASTSYLLRDGLAQAAIVLVGFTAAGVLAGLGLGAALAGTPMPFALEAGPIGLATALTILLGLIGAAAAIIRISRVDPLAALGGQR is encoded by the coding sequence ATGTTTCTAGCGCTGCGTGAATTGCGCTTCGCCCGGGCACGGTTTGGCTTGATGGGCGGCGTCATCGCCCTGATCGCCATCCTGATGGTCCTTTTGTCCGGTTTGTCCTCCGGTCTCGTCAATGACGGCGTGTCCGGACTCAAGAGCATGCCTGCCACTGCCTTTGCCTTCAATGAAGGCACCAAGACCGACAACGCTTTTTCCCGCAGCGTGGTCGATGAGTCCCAGGCCGAAGCCTGGCGTGGCCAGCCGGGAGTGGAGGACGTCACTCTCATGGGTGCCACCATGATGAACGGCGCCACCGACGACGGCACCCAAGTGGATCTTTCCCTCTTCGGCATTGATACCGATTCCTTCCTCGCCCCCGAGATTGGCGATGGCCGGCCCGTATCAGCCCCGAACGAGATTGTTGTCTCCCCCACCGGAGCTGACGAGGGCCTGGAGCTGGGCTCGGTCGTCACCCTGGACCGGATCGGCACGGAGCTGACCGTAGTCGGCTACACGGCCGACCAGGCCACGTTCGGGCACGTGACCATCGGCTACCTTCCTTTGAGCACCTGGCAGTATATTGCCAGCGGCGACGCAGGTCCCGGAGCACCCACAGAGGGCGACACGGCCGGAACCTCGTTCGACACGGCCAGCACCGTGGCGCTCCTCGCCGAGGACGGCGCCGACATTGACTTCGCTGCAGGCGACGAAGCTGCCGGAACCGTCACGTCCACACTGAAGGAATCCTTCGGCGCCTCACCTGGCTACAGTGCCGAAACCCTGACGCTGCAGATGATCCAGGTTTTCCTCTACGCCATCTGTGCACTTGTTGTCGGAGCTTTCTTCACCGTGTGGACCGTCCAGCGCAAGCACGAACTGGCTGTCCTGCGCGCCATCGGCGCCTCCACCTCCTACCTGCTGCGCGACGGCCTGGCCCAGGCTGCCATCGTCCTGGTCGGCTTCACCGCTGCCGGCGTCCTGGCGGGCCTCGGCTTGGGCGCGGCCCTGGCCGGAACGCCCATGCCGTTCGCCCTCGAAGCCGGACCGATCGGCCTCGCCACGGCGCTGACGATCCTGCTGGGACTGATCGGCGCCGCCGCCGCCATCATTCGAATTTCCCGGGTTGACCCCCTGGCTGCCCTGGGAGGACAGCGATGA
- a CDS encoding ABC transporter ATP-binding protein produces MNTKTETRTDTTLGLVIEGASLALGDGDATVQALDNVSLTVRPGELVAVVGPSGAGKSSLLAAAGALTAPDSGTITINGTDLATLNNAARARFRLRNIGFVFQSGNLIPALTAGEQLELVHRMAHGKTNFDPRELLAAVGMDHKLKSRPDQLSGGERQRVGIARALVTRPPLLLVDEPTAALDRRRSQEVVALLARETAERGVATVMVTHDHDVLHHCHRVVEMVDGQLINP; encoded by the coding sequence ATGAATACGAAAACTGAAACCAGAACAGACACAACGCTGGGGCTCGTGATTGAAGGAGCCAGCCTGGCACTGGGCGACGGCGATGCCACCGTCCAGGCACTGGACAACGTCAGCCTTACGGTTCGCCCGGGCGAACTCGTTGCCGTCGTCGGACCTTCCGGCGCCGGTAAATCGAGTCTGCTCGCAGCAGCCGGCGCGCTCACCGCTCCGGACTCCGGAACCATAACGATCAACGGAACAGACCTAGCAACGTTGAACAATGCTGCCCGGGCCCGTTTCCGGCTGCGCAACATCGGCTTCGTTTTTCAGTCCGGAAACCTGATCCCGGCACTGACCGCCGGTGAGCAGCTGGAGCTGGTGCACCGCATGGCCCACGGGAAAACCAACTTTGATCCGCGGGAGCTGCTCGCTGCAGTGGGCATGGATCACAAACTCAAGAGCCGTCCGGATCAGCTCTCCGGCGGTGAGCGCCAGCGGGTGGGCATTGCCCGCGCCTTGGTAACCCGGCCGCCGCTGCTGCTGGTGGACGAACCCACCGCCGCGCTGGACCGGCGCCGCAGCCAGGAAGTTGTCGCGCTGCTGGCCCGGGAAACCGCAGAGCGCGGCGTTGCTACAGTTATGGTGACGCACGATCACGACGTTCTGCACCACTGCCACCGCGTGGTGGAAATGGTTGACGGGCAACTTATCAACCCGTAG
- a CDS encoding TetR/AcrR family transcriptional regulator, giving the protein MPRITAPTVAEHRAAQQRALLDAARTLLARTGEAPSMADVAALAGLARPSAYQYYKSRQDLLHALVLDVFPRWARRVEEAMAAQPDPADRILAYVITNIALVAEGEHAVGSALAAVAPSEELNTQSSMMHSQLLDPLVGTLRELGAEDPAATAELINAIVHSATKLLESGTPQEAVNARVTELLGPYVREHRRGASGKQHP; this is encoded by the coding sequence GTGCCCCGCATTACCGCCCCTACGGTCGCAGAGCACCGCGCGGCCCAGCAACGGGCACTTCTGGATGCGGCACGCACCCTGCTGGCCCGGACGGGAGAGGCTCCCAGCATGGCCGATGTGGCCGCGCTGGCGGGCCTCGCCCGGCCCAGCGCTTATCAGTATTACAAGTCCCGGCAGGACCTGCTGCATGCGCTGGTGCTGGACGTCTTCCCCCGCTGGGCCCGCCGGGTGGAAGAGGCCATGGCTGCGCAGCCTGATCCGGCCGACCGCATTCTGGCTTATGTAATAACCAACATTGCCCTCGTGGCAGAGGGCGAACATGCCGTGGGCAGTGCCTTGGCGGCTGTGGCCCCCAGCGAGGAACTCAACACCCAGAGCTCGATGATGCACTCGCAGCTGCTGGATCCGCTGGTCGGAACGCTACGCGAGCTGGGTGCCGAGGATCCGGCCGCCACCGCGGAACTGATCAACGCCATCGTCCACTCGGCCACGAAGCTCCTCGAGTCCGGCACACCGCAGGAGGCCGTGAACGCGCGCGTCACCGAACTCCTTGGTCCCTACGTACGGGAGCACCGCCGCGGCGCTTCCGGAAAGCAGCATCCGTGA
- a CDS encoding DUF3054 domain-containing protein, whose amino-acid sequence MNHPRTTPDAASAGTSAAVSPSASPARRSRAVILALDVVLIILFAALGRDTHQHGLDPAGILVTASPFLAACLAGWVLLGRRHSPASLWPAGVALWLITVVAGLGIRALFGGGMALSFAIVTLCVLGAFLLIPRGAALLLDRRRR is encoded by the coding sequence GTGAACCACCCCCGCACCACGCCTGACGCAGCTTCGGCCGGCACGTCGGCCGCCGTATCCCCCTCCGCGTCTCCCGCCCGCCGCAGCCGCGCCGTGATCCTGGCCCTCGACGTCGTGCTCATCATCCTCTTTGCCGCACTGGGCCGGGACACGCATCAGCACGGATTGGACCCGGCCGGCATCCTCGTCACCGCCTCGCCGTTCCTGGCAGCCTGCCTGGCCGGCTGGGTACTCTTGGGCCGCCGGCATTCCCCTGCGTCGCTGTGGCCGGCCGGTGTTGCCCTGTGGCTCATCACCGTGGTTGCCGGACTGGGAATCCGCGCGCTGTTCGGCGGCGGCATGGCCCTGAGCTTCGCGATAGTCACGCTGTGCGTCCTCGGCGCCTTCCTGCTCATACCGCGCGGCGCAGCCCTCCTCCTGGACCGCAGAAGGCGCTGA
- a CDS encoding Lrp/AsnC family transcriptional regulator, with product MITAFVLIQTDSARIPECAEEISEIEGISEVYSVTGEWDLIAIARVRRHEDLADAIANRLSKVKGVIGTTTQIAFRAYSQHDLDAAFSLGFDS from the coding sequence ATGATCACCGCTTTTGTCCTCATCCAGACCGACTCCGCCCGCATTCCGGAATGTGCCGAGGAGATCTCGGAGATCGAAGGCATCAGTGAGGTCTACTCCGTCACGGGTGAATGGGACCTCATCGCCATTGCGCGCGTACGCCGCCACGAGGATCTTGCCGACGCGATCGCCAACCGGCTGTCCAAGGTCAAGGGCGTCATCGGCACCACCACGCAAATCGCTTTCCGCGCTTACTCCCAGCACGATTTGGACGCCGCTTTTTCCCTTGGCTTCGACAGCTGA
- the trpD gene encoding anthranilate phosphoribosyltransferase: MTTNPSSEHTWPTLINALILRQDLRADQTRWAMNSIMAGEASDAQMAGFLVALRAKGETVQELTGLVEAMLENARPIEITGETLDIVGTGGDRHNTVNISSMAALVCAGAGAKVVKHGNRAASSSSGSADVIEALGVRLDLTVDRVAEAAATAGITFCFAQVFHPSMRHAAVPRREMGVATAFNFMGPLTNPSRPAASAIGVADARLAPLMAGVLAARGVRALVFRGEDGLDEMTTTGVSTVWEVRNGAVEVSTVDPLDLGIPRATLDDLRGGDAAANAAVVRSVLAGDKGPVRDAVVLNAGAALVALDPQAQGDLRERLTAGIRRAEEAIDSGSAQAALDRWIAVTR; this comes from the coding sequence GTGACTACGAATCCGAGCTCTGAACACACCTGGCCGACGCTCATCAACGCCCTGATTCTGCGGCAGGATCTGCGCGCTGACCAGACCCGATGGGCGATGAATTCGATCATGGCGGGGGAGGCCTCGGATGCCCAGATGGCCGGCTTTCTGGTGGCCCTGCGGGCCAAGGGCGAGACGGTCCAGGAGCTGACCGGACTGGTGGAGGCCATGCTGGAGAACGCACGGCCCATCGAAATTACGGGGGAGACCCTGGACATTGTGGGCACCGGCGGTGACCGGCACAACACAGTGAACATTTCGTCCATGGCCGCTCTTGTCTGCGCCGGGGCCGGAGCCAAGGTGGTCAAGCACGGCAACCGGGCGGCGTCGTCGTCATCCGGGTCCGCGGACGTCATCGAAGCTCTGGGCGTGCGCCTGGACCTCACAGTGGACCGGGTGGCGGAGGCTGCGGCGACCGCCGGCATCACGTTCTGTTTCGCCCAGGTGTTCCACCCGTCCATGCGGCATGCGGCGGTGCCGAGGCGTGAAATGGGTGTGGCGACTGCCTTCAATTTCATGGGGCCGCTGACCAACCCGTCCCGCCCCGCCGCGTCGGCGATTGGGGTGGCCGATGCCCGGCTGGCGCCCCTGATGGCCGGGGTTCTTGCAGCCCGCGGCGTACGCGCCCTTGTCTTCCGCGGTGAGGACGGACTGGATGAGATGACGACGACGGGCGTCTCCACGGTCTGGGAGGTCCGCAACGGGGCCGTGGAGGTGTCAACGGTGGATCCCCTGGACCTCGGGATCCCCCGGGCCACCCTGGACGATCTGCGGGGCGGAGACGCTGCCGCCAATGCCGCGGTGGTGCGCAGTGTGCTGGCCGGTGATAAGGGGCCCGTACGGGACGCCGTCGTCCTCAATGCCGGTGCGGCGCTGGTGGCGCTGGACCCGCAGGCTCAGGGTGACCTGAGGGAACGGCTCACGGCCGGAATCAGGCGTGCGGAAGAGGCCATAGACTCCGGTTCGGCCCAGGCGGCGCTGGACCGCTGGATTGCTGTCACCCGGTAG
- the ctaE gene encoding aa3-type cytochrome oxidase subunit III, whose product MTTATHAPSTPAHPTLNRPNMVSVGTVVWLASELMFFAALFAMYFTLRSTSSDLWAMETEKLNVPFALANTVILVLSSVTCQFGVFAAERLQPRRTGGLFQVSRWGMVEWFLLTFLMGAIFVSVQAYEYAMLVTEGVSISSNSYGSSFYLTTGFHGLHVLGGLIAFLFIIGRAYAAKRFGHFEATSAIVTSYYWHFVDVVWIALFVIIYFLK is encoded by the coding sequence GTGACAACAGCGACCCATGCCCCCAGTACCCCGGCTCACCCCACGCTGAACCGCCCCAATATGGTCTCCGTCGGAACCGTAGTGTGGCTGGCCAGCGAACTGATGTTTTTCGCCGCTCTCTTCGCCATGTATTTCACTCTTCGCTCCACCTCGAGCGACCTGTGGGCCATGGAGACCGAGAAGCTCAACGTTCCGTTTGCGTTGGCGAACACGGTGATCCTTGTTCTTAGTTCCGTTACCTGCCAGTTCGGCGTCTTTGCCGCCGAACGCCTTCAGCCGCGCCGCACAGGGGGACTCTTCCAAGTTTCCCGCTGGGGCATGGTCGAGTGGTTCCTCCTCACCTTCCTCATGGGTGCAATCTTCGTATCCGTCCAGGCTTACGAATACGCGATGCTCGTGACCGAGGGAGTATCGATCTCCTCGAACTCCTACGGTTCCTCGTTCTACCTGACGACCGGTTTCCACGGCCTTCACGTGCTCGGCGGACTCATCGCGTTCCTGTTCATCATTGGACGAGCCTACGCAGCGAAGCGTTTCGGACACTTCGAAGCCACCTCCGCGATCGTGACCTCGTACTACTGGCACTTCGTGGACGTAGTCTGGATTGCCCTGTTCGTCATCATCTACTTCCTCAAGTAA
- the qcrC gene encoding cytochrome bc1 complex diheme cytochrome c subunit, producing the protein MKALSQRRRHPLAAVALLLLGLLVTGGLYAAVSGANEAQAASTAYTADDKDQGEKLFIANCATCHGMDASGSANGPSLIGVGAASVDFQVGTGRMPMAMQGPQAQQKPVQFTEEQTSQLAAYVASLGAGPVVPDAETVDAAGGNAAEGGELFRVNCAMCHNAAGAGGALTQGKFAPSLEGVSEKHIYEAMVTGPQNMPVFNDANVSPEDKQSIIAFLKNIEANGSPGGAQLGSLGPVSEGLFIWTAGLGLVIAFTIWLTSRSS; encoded by the coding sequence GTGAAGGCACTATCGCAAAGGCGACGTCATCCCCTAGCAGCAGTTGCGCTGCTGCTGCTGGGGCTCCTCGTTACGGGTGGGCTCTACGCAGCTGTCAGCGGGGCCAACGAGGCCCAGGCTGCCAGCACCGCCTACACGGCTGATGACAAAGACCAGGGCGAGAAGCTCTTCATCGCCAACTGCGCCACCTGCCACGGCATGGATGCATCGGGATCCGCGAACGGTCCCTCGCTCATCGGCGTCGGCGCCGCATCCGTAGACTTCCAGGTCGGCACCGGCCGCATGCCCATGGCCATGCAGGGCCCGCAGGCCCAGCAGAAGCCCGTCCAGTTCACTGAAGAACAGACCAGCCAGCTGGCCGCCTACGTGGCAAGCCTCGGTGCCGGTCCTGTCGTACCGGACGCTGAAACCGTCGACGCGGCGGGCGGCAACGCAGCCGAGGGCGGCGAGCTCTTCCGGGTCAACTGCGCCATGTGCCACAACGCAGCAGGCGCCGGCGGTGCCCTGACGCAGGGTAAGTTTGCTCCCTCCCTGGAGGGCGTCTCCGAGAAGCACATCTACGAGGCCATGGTCACGGGCCCGCAGAACATGCCCGTCTTCAACGACGCCAACGTCTCCCCTGAGGACAAGCAGAGCATCATTGCCTTCCTGAAGAACATCGAAGCCAACGGCTCTCCGGGCGGTGCCCAGCTCGGGTCCCTGGGCCCGGTTTCCGAAGGCCTGTTCATCTGGACGGCCGGCCTCGGCCTCGTCATTGCTTTCACCATTTGGTTGACCTCCCGGTCTTCCTAG
- the qcrA gene encoding cytochrome bc1 complex Rieske iron-sulfur subunit, with amino-acid sequence MGDHSHGSPNTSGTVATAGQDDEEKFRNPGLPPHRPRLADTNPQAEKRAEKQVAALFVISIIGTLVFFIGYFGIKLEGGHTIADIRVQNLLLGLGTAFAMLGIGVGIVHWAKTLMPDHEITEERHEIRPEEDRVIAEKMLGDIIEETGIKRRPLIRNTLLGAMVLAPLPAIAVFRDLGPLPGDVLRHTMWADGVHLTRDPSGTRIKASDVTLGSAFHVIPEGLNESEHKLEEKAKAVVLLMRLDPESLNPSPGREDWNVDGIVAYSKICTHVGCPVALYEQHTHHLLCPCHQSTFDLTQECKVIFGPAVHPLPQLPIAVDEDGYLIATSDFHEPVGPSYWERG; translated from the coding sequence ATGGGCGACCATAGTCACGGCAGTCCGAACACCTCGGGCACCGTCGCTACGGCTGGCCAGGACGACGAAGAGAAGTTCCGGAATCCCGGTCTTCCTCCGCACCGTCCTCGCCTGGCCGATACGAATCCCCAGGCTGAGAAGCGCGCCGAGAAGCAGGTGGCGGCATTGTTCGTCATTTCCATCATCGGTACGCTCGTGTTTTTCATCGGGTACTTCGGCATCAAGCTTGAAGGCGGCCACACCATTGCCGACATCCGGGTGCAGAACCTGCTCCTGGGGCTTGGCACCGCCTTCGCGATGCTGGGCATCGGCGTCGGTATTGTGCACTGGGCCAAGACGCTCATGCCGGACCACGAAATCACCGAGGAACGGCATGAAATCCGTCCCGAGGAAGACCGCGTCATCGCTGAGAAGATGCTGGGCGACATCATCGAGGAGACGGGCATCAAGCGCCGTCCCCTGATCCGGAACACGCTCCTTGGAGCCATGGTCCTCGCACCGCTTCCGGCCATCGCCGTCTTCCGCGACCTCGGTCCGCTGCCCGGTGACGTCCTGCGCCATACCATGTGGGCCGACGGCGTACACCTGACCCGCGACCCCAGCGGCACCCGCATCAAGGCATCGGACGTGACGCTGGGTTCAGCGTTCCACGTCATCCCCGAGGGCCTGAATGAGTCCGAGCACAAGCTGGAGGAAAAGGCCAAGGCCGTTGTCCTGCTCATGCGCCTGGACCCGGAATCGCTCAACCCCTCCCCCGGACGCGAAGACTGGAACGTAGACGGCATTGTCGCCTACTCCAAGATCTGCACCCACGTTGGTTGCCCGGTGGCGCTGTACGAACAGCACACCCACCACCTCCTGTGCCCCTGCCACCAGTCCACCTTTGACCTCACGCAGGAATGCAAGGTCATCTTCGGGCCGGCCGTTCACCCGCTTCCGCAGCTGCCCATCGCAGTCGACGAAGACGGTTACCTGATCGCCACCAGCGATTTCCATGAACCCGTTGGACCGAGCTACTGGGAGCGTGGCTAA